One part of the Sporomusaceae bacterium genome encodes these proteins:
- a CDS encoding ATP-binding protein encodes MAKVEFEYGNIFMGRQEKAQYVELDDEMFRHNPYLEALPELIDDDLAQRIARKPAYDSSLRQHSAQKRLDYVLRIGPWVLPMPMHIILAQRIMRIIKQGYMTRNPITAEWVRQLRAAFPGADVDENNASCFLRLSANGLVVFGPSGIGKTLTIETILYLLPQVIYHNQYNGQAFDRVQIVWLKVDSAKDGSSRGLCRAVFKAIDKLLGTRYFDQYFHYTARDAIEVLAHLLWVLGVGVLIIDEIQRLNLASSGGEKELIHFFSSLQKNLRIPVILIGTFSAMNLFLDEFSCARPLCSSGDLIWGRYEHTDQTWEYFINALWEYQFTNVETRLTKSLKDALYKESQGITDIAVKIYMLAQWEVIGTKDERITPKVIKAVADRHLNLLRPMLTAVRTGDIERLRKIRDLHSPIEEAMLNEAARRAQERVIDQQRKAKQMSGQSAQSESSKHSSPEAEIADLLVGDLGFDVNLAWFVAKEVIDKSPKKASMRELKQSATRLALAHNEGSDKVEVLTGLPGNTIRECLGKETESPYDQMKKQGITLDMKQFVET; translated from the coding sequence GTGGCTAAAGTAGAATTTGAATACGGAAATATATTTATGGGAAGACAGGAAAAAGCACAATATGTTGAGTTAGACGACGAGATGTTTCGTCACAACCCGTATTTGGAGGCTCTTCCGGAGTTAATAGATGACGATCTTGCGCAAAGAATTGCTCGTAAACCAGCCTACGATTCCTCATTGCGACAACACTCTGCACAGAAACGCCTTGATTATGTGTTGAGGATTGGCCCTTGGGTGCTGCCCATGCCGATGCATATTATTTTGGCTCAAAGGATCATGAGGATAATAAAGCAGGGCTATATGACGCGCAATCCTATAACAGCCGAGTGGGTGAGACAGCTCCGCGCCGCCTTCCCAGGGGCAGACGTGGACGAAAACAACGCAAGCTGTTTCTTGCGACTTTCCGCCAATGGGTTGGTAGTGTTTGGTCCGAGCGGTATCGGTAAGACATTGACAATAGAAACGATATTATATCTTTTGCCTCAGGTAATTTATCATAATCAATACAACGGTCAGGCATTTGACCGAGTGCAAATTGTGTGGCTCAAAGTCGACTCTGCTAAGGATGGGTCTTCCAGAGGCCTTTGCCGCGCAGTGTTTAAGGCGATTGATAAACTCCTGGGAACCAGGTACTTTGACCAATACTTTCACTATACCGCCAGAGATGCGATTGAGGTGTTGGCTCATCTTCTGTGGGTTTTAGGGGTAGGAGTACTTATTATCGACGAAATCCAAAGGCTTAATCTTGCTTCCAGCGGCGGGGAAAAGGAGCTAATCCACTTTTTCTCATCCTTACAGAAGAATCTGCGGATTCCCGTAATATTAATCGGAACATTCAGTGCGATGAATTTGTTCCTGGATGAATTCAGTTGCGCGCGGCCGCTATGTAGCTCGGGGGATTTGATTTGGGGCAGATATGAGCACACTGATCAAACCTGGGAGTATTTTATAAACGCCCTCTGGGAGTATCAGTTCACTAATGTTGAAACGCGGCTTACTAAATCGTTAAAGGATGCTTTATATAAGGAGTCTCAGGGCATTACGGATATTGCCGTAAAAATCTATATGCTTGCTCAGTGGGAAGTTATCGGCACCAAGGACGAGCGGATCACTCCCAAGGTAATTAAGGCGGTGGCCGATAGGCACTTGAATCTTTTACGTCCCATGCTAACAGCGGTGAGGACCGGGGATATTGAGCGCCTCAGAAAAATTAGAGATCTACATTCGCCGATTGAAGAAGCGATGCTTAACGAGGCGGCAAGAAGAGCGCAAGAGCGGGTGATAGATCAACAAAGAAAAGCGAAGCAAATGTCAGGTCAATCGGCTCAAAGTGAGTCAAGTAAGCATTCATCCCCAGAAGCAGAGATTGCCGATCTGCTTGTCGGTGATCTGGGATTTGATGTAAACCTAGCGTGGTTTGTCGCGAAGGAAGTGATCGACAAAAGTCCCAAGAAGGCAAGCATGAGGGAACTAAAACAGAGTGCAACTCGCTTGGCATTGGCGCACAACGAAGGCTCAGATAAGGTTGAGGTTTTAACAGGCCTGCCAGGCAATACTATCAGAGAGTGTCTCGGTAAAGAAACGGAGTCACCTTACGATCAGATGAAAAAACAAGGGATTACGCTGGATATGAAGCAGTTTGTTGAAACGTAG
- a CDS encoding TnsD family transposase gives MLPFFPSPYPDEILFSICSRYHDWNHSPFFKRTLAGLIGENGGCATVGFPSHIGRLINFLPSGTTLTAEGLINQHTLFPLFRPFLPVNRGDMILRYMIGEQGRLLYQTVGAMASGIPMLRYLRYCQQCIREDINILGEAYWHRVHQVPGVGVCPTHYCKLSKSEICISPLSNKTIFYSVPTEVMRCSSVEPEVFAFPRTDIAKAVQWLLKGESPVVGLENIRQRYVDLLYKKDLATFRGRIRQKEVAEAFNRFFSADFVDETFSAIESNQTETWLSRLLQKPRTACHPIRHLLLMLFLGTTPEGFFSRSFEEPKSFGEAPWPCLNPVCEHYRKNVIHTCLISRDSKMGCPVGTFNCDCGFSYARSGPDSNVDSRYKIGRIKSFGGRWLQKLWEYIIVEKCSLREVARRLAVDPETVKNQLAIILGEKAKYEDCYKENQDKRRDNYRAKLLLTVRLNPDKCRTELRNIIPGVYIWLYRHDRFWLSTNLPPAIRGRGPIQSRINWDERDGRICIEVRSAAKLIKNKEPLVRVTISSLGKEAGCLSLLHKHLAKLPRTREVLETVAETIEEFQDRRIMFVIEQMIENRIKPVVWKIMRAAGRRKGAEGRVNKILKRYQDERPSEVVERIKNEEGYQ, from the coding sequence ATGCTGCCATTCTTTCCCTCGCCGTATCCTGACGAGATTCTATTCAGCATTTGCAGCCGATACCATGATTGGAATCATTCACCCTTTTTCAAACGTACACTAGCTGGGCTAATAGGAGAAAACGGCGGATGCGCTACGGTCGGTTTCCCAAGTCACATTGGGCGTTTAATCAACTTTTTGCCATCGGGAACAACGCTTACCGCTGAAGGGCTTATAAACCAGCATACGCTTTTTCCGCTCTTTCGCCCATTTCTGCCTGTAAATAGGGGCGACATGATTTTAAGATACATGATCGGCGAGCAAGGAAGGTTGCTTTATCAAACTGTAGGCGCTATGGCAAGTGGTATACCGATGCTAAGGTACCTTCGGTACTGTCAACAGTGTATAAGGGAAGACATAAATATTTTAGGAGAAGCGTATTGGCATAGGGTACATCAAGTGCCCGGGGTTGGGGTGTGTCCAACTCATTATTGTAAGCTGTCAAAGAGTGAAATATGTATTTCCCCTCTGAGTAATAAGACCATCTTTTATTCTGTTCCAACTGAAGTCATGCGATGTAGTTCGGTAGAACCAGAGGTTTTTGCGTTTCCCCGAACGGATATCGCAAAAGCTGTACAATGGCTTCTTAAAGGAGAATCACCCGTCGTCGGCTTAGAAAATATTAGGCAACGCTACGTTGACCTTTTGTATAAAAAGGATCTTGCAACGTTCCGGGGACGCATCAGGCAAAAGGAAGTAGCGGAAGCCTTCAACAGGTTCTTTTCAGCGGACTTTGTGGATGAAACATTTAGTGCCATTGAAAGTAATCAAACAGAAACTTGGCTTTCGAGGCTTCTTCAAAAGCCACGGACAGCTTGCCACCCTATACGTCATCTTTTGTTAATGCTCTTTCTCGGGACAACGCCGGAAGGCTTCTTCTCTCGTAGCTTCGAAGAACCTAAGTCATTCGGGGAAGCACCGTGGCCGTGCTTGAATCCTGTATGTGAACATTATCGGAAGAACGTTATCCATACGTGTCTTATATCAAGAGATTCAAAAATGGGATGTCCAGTCGGAACCTTCAACTGTGATTGCGGATTTTCTTATGCGCGCAGTGGACCGGATAGTAATGTTGATTCAAGGTACAAGATTGGACGTATAAAATCTTTCGGCGGAAGATGGCTTCAGAAACTTTGGGAGTATATTATCGTTGAAAAGTGCAGTTTGCGAGAGGTCGCGCGAAGATTGGCGGTTGATCCTGAAACAGTAAAGAACCAACTAGCGATAATTTTAGGGGAAAAAGCAAAGTATGAAGATTGCTATAAAGAAAATCAGGACAAGAGGCGGGACAATTACCGTGCCAAGCTCTTGCTGACAGTCAGATTAAATCCTGATAAATGCCGGACAGAACTTAGAAATATTATTCCAGGAGTGTATATATGGCTTTATAGGCATGACCGTTTCTGGTTATCTACAAATTTACCTCCTGCTATTCGAGGGCGGGGTCCAATCCAGTCTAGAATTAATTGGGATGAGCGAGATGGGAGAATCTGCATAGAAGTGCGTTCTGCCGCAAAATTAATAAAGAACAAGGAACCGCTAGTTAGGGTAACTATTAGTTCACTTGGGAAGGAAGCAGGGTGCCTAAGTCTATTGCATAAACACTTAGCCAAGCTTCCTCGGACTCGGGAAGTATTAGAAACGGTAGCGGAAACGATTGAGGAATTTCAGGATAGACGTATTATGTTTGTTATCGAGCAGATGATAGAGAACAGGATTAAACCGGTAGTATGGAAGATTATGCGAGCTGCCGGCAGGAGGAAAGGAGCTGAAGGACGGGTAAATAAGATTCTTAAGCGATATCAAGATGAAAGACCGTCAGAAGTAGTTGAAAGGATAAAAAATGAGGAGGGTTACCAATGA
- a CDS encoding DEAD/DEAH box helicase gives MKELIKEIIEKNRLNEIYGFTKRKLFIEGPTSTTGLEILSYLNIFASEYFEKVQDEILEIMGVFYKNPQAITLQSALFKMYGEYIKEKYQVSYTPVQANIVQKIKEYKNFSFSAPTSTGKSYVFRKLIEESENDVVIIVPSRALINEYYDRICNLITDKTVNVLSFVDLINTKHVKRSVFVLTPERAKELFKFKDNLNIEMFLFDEAQLSDEESVRGLYFDSIVRRAQKAFPNAKYIFAHPFISNPDAQLQKNNFDLIESEALQYQQKNVGQLFFAHDGNEYYHFGIDKKIMGKQKIKSRFDPLMEAINNGGSILIYTTKASIYDKSVFNKFVNYLNACSLITDAKALKLIDQLNHYIGATDSYYRSNMMEMIKRGIVIHHGSLPLQARLILEHFTQQGFCRICFATSTLEQGINMPFDVVYLNTFEASRTLSMKNLIGRAGRSTEALKFDYGSVVVKTNNISSFRAVMLKEEFLNNVSLLDTDEDGRDADYKEFKEAISRGEFSDEFNLTNAEVNRLKDGNIDDIVKNILGAMFVNKQFISLDVINQDKNFRLELYKYFIQLYRYYLNGRMLSDGEESVLNTAIKILIWKVHCKTFKDICWRRYAFAACVPERRELEERAKKATSTSQKKFYNEQSEQLNARFIRGYDDLPNVNLHNYSLYAKGTKAKNVDYDRIVFDTYDYIDKLISFKLSDIFYAIFYQYYEKTLDKRALRLSNYFKYGTDDDKEILMLRYGLSFEEIEWVKNYILDISLEEIVFDHSVKQLPSEKLVSIERFLLE, from the coding sequence ATGAAAGAGCTTATAAAAGAAATTATTGAGAAGAATCGTTTAAATGAGATATACGGTTTTACAAAAAGAAAGTTGTTTATAGAGGGACCGACCTCCACGACAGGCTTGGAAATCCTGTCCTATTTGAATATTTTTGCCTCCGAATATTTTGAGAAGGTACAAGATGAAATTTTAGAAATCATGGGTGTTTTTTATAAAAACCCGCAAGCAATAACATTGCAGAGTGCTTTATTCAAAATGTATGGAGAGTATATTAAAGAAAAATATCAAGTTAGTTACACCCCTGTGCAGGCAAACATTGTTCAAAAAATCAAGGAATACAAGAATTTCAGTTTTTCCGCGCCAACGAGTACAGGAAAGTCTTACGTTTTCAGAAAACTTATTGAAGAATCAGAGAATGATGTCGTTATTATTGTACCGTCCAGGGCACTCATCAATGAATACTATGACAGGATTTGCAACCTGATAACAGATAAGACCGTTAATGTGCTTTCTTTTGTCGATCTTATAAATACAAAACATGTAAAAAGAAGTGTATTTGTTTTAACGCCTGAAAGAGCAAAAGAGCTTTTTAAATTTAAGGACAACTTAAATATTGAAATGTTTTTATTTGATGAAGCACAGCTAAGTGATGAAGAATCGGTTAGAGGTCTTTATTTTGATAGTATTGTACGACGAGCTCAGAAGGCGTTTCCAAATGCAAAATACATATTTGCGCATCCGTTTATTTCCAATCCAGATGCACAGTTACAAAAAAACAATTTTGATCTAATTGAGTCTGAAGCCTTACAATATCAGCAAAAAAATGTTGGGCAGCTTTTTTTTGCACATGATGGTAATGAATATTACCATTTTGGAATAGATAAGAAAATCATGGGCAAACAAAAAATAAAAAGCAGATTTGATCCGCTGATGGAAGCCATTAATAATGGAGGAAGTATTTTAATATACACAACAAAAGCTAGCATTTACGATAAATCCGTTTTTAATAAATTTGTTAATTATCTTAATGCCTGCTCGCTAATAACAGATGCAAAAGCTTTGAAGCTCATAGACCAATTGAATCATTATATTGGTGCCACTGACTCGTATTATCGTTCTAATATGATGGAGATGATTAAGCGTGGAATAGTTATTCACCATGGGTCATTGCCATTGCAAGCGAGACTTATTTTAGAACATTTTACGCAACAAGGTTTTTGCAGAATTTGCTTTGCTACATCTACACTTGAGCAGGGCATTAATATGCCGTTTGATGTTGTGTACCTTAATACATTCGAAGCAAGTCGTACTTTATCTATGAAAAACCTTATTGGCAGAGCTGGACGCTCTACGGAAGCATTAAAATTTGACTACGGTAGCGTTGTGGTTAAGACTAATAATATCAGTAGTTTTCGAGCCGTTATGTTAAAAGAAGAGTTTTTGAACAATGTGTCTTTACTGGATACAGACGAGGACGGAAGAGATGCAGATTATAAAGAGTTTAAAGAAGCAATAAGTAGAGGTGAGTTCTCCGATGAATTCAATCTTACAAACGCTGAGGTAAATAGACTTAAAGACGGAAACATAGATGATATAGTTAAAAATATATTAGGAGCGATGTTTGTAAATAAGCAATTCATCTCTTTAGATGTAATCAATCAAGATAAAAATTTTCGGCTTGAACTTTATAAATATTTTATTCAGCTATACAGGTATTATTTAAATGGAAGGATGCTGTCTGATGGTGAGGAAAGCGTCCTAAATACTGCAATTAAAATCCTCATTTGGAAAGTTCATTGCAAAACATTCAAAGATATCTGTTGGCGTCGTTATGCCTTTGCTGCCTGCGTCCCGGAACGGAGGGAATTGGAAGAAAGGGCTAAGAAGGCAACATCAACGTCCCAAAAAAAGTTTTATAACGAGCAATCAGAGCAGTTAAACGCGAGATTTATTCGGGGATATGATGATTTACCTAACGTCAATCTACATAACTATAGCCTTTATGCAAAAGGAACGAAGGCAAAAAATGTTGACTATGATAGAATTGTGTTTGATACATATGACTACATTGACAAGCTGATTAGTTTCAAACTCAGCGATATTTTTTATGCGATTTTTTATCAGTACTATGAAAAAACATTAGATAAAAGAGCATTAAGATTGTCTAACTATTTTAAGTATGGTACTGACGACGATAAGGAAATATTAATGTTGCGTTACGGTTTGTCTTTTGAAGAAATAGAATGGGTCAAGAATTATATCCTTGACATCAGTTTGGAGGAAATTGTATTTGACCATTCTGTAAAGCAATTGCCATCTGAAAAACTTGTTTCGATAGAAAGATTTTTATTGGAATGA
- a CDS encoding protein kinase, translating to MDETRARRMSEELIGKSIGKWKIIEYINNGKSALVFKGMFRKKIGAVKIFDPELIERFGKGTQLERIQRELLLRGKKHDNLISIIDGGECSATGHLFVVMNYLNMPSLDSVIKNVPNENIRKIISQIASAAQYLESLNLCHRDIKPSNIAITPDYKKAILLDLGVLRPIGNSNLTDGNARQFIGTLRYSSPEFLMRTEKDSIDGWRAVTFYQIGAVLHDLIMRKPLFDEYSDPFAKLVNAVQNITPNINANTAEISPDLIHLASTCLIKNPEVRLQFLRWENFSQTEQSSQSIDAIKERIRQRHLAAQSDRFGQLKESETRRRLQLKEQILEKLERIIRSVCSRKHNFPPMEVRTSAQQLIVIFPPSSPHQLSASLYLCINMELLDFDTKAISLSYWSSVIKEGIAMPTVPEKNCSPLFSGVYLESIIKDKMEKFLYLSLDAAQQLKSKSDVERIGPFSEI from the coding sequence ATGGACGAAACCCGTGCAAGGCGTATGTCTGAAGAGTTAATAGGAAAATCTATCGGAAAGTGGAAAATAATAGAATATATCAATAACGGCAAATCAGCGTTGGTTTTTAAAGGTATGTTCCGAAAAAAAATAGGTGCTGTTAAAATTTTTGATCCAGAATTAATAGAGCGTTTCGGTAAAGGTACTCAATTAGAGCGAATCCAGAGAGAATTACTCCTTCGGGGGAAAAAACATGACAACTTAATAAGCATCATCGATGGTGGAGAATGCAGCGCAACCGGGCATCTTTTTGTTGTAATGAATTACCTTAATATGCCTTCTTTAGACAGCGTCATTAAAAATGTTCCTAATGAGAACATACGTAAAATTATATCCCAAATTGCAAGTGCAGCCCAATATCTGGAGTCGCTTAATCTTTGCCATCGTGACATTAAACCATCTAATATAGCAATTACACCTGATTATAAAAAGGCAATCTTACTTGACTTAGGTGTTTTAAGGCCGATTGGGAACTCCAATCTTACTGACGGAAACGCACGTCAATTTATCGGTACTTTGCGATATAGTTCACCTGAATTTTTGATGAGAACGGAAAAAGATAGTATTGATGGGTGGCGGGCAGTGACCTTCTATCAGATAGGTGCAGTACTTCATGATTTGATTATGAGAAAACCCCTATTTGATGAATATAGCGACCCGTTTGCTAAACTAGTTAACGCCGTCCAAAATATAACGCCGAATATAAATGCTAATACTGCCGAAATTTCACCTGATCTAATTCATCTAGCGAGTACTTGTCTCATTAAAAACCCTGAAGTTCGACTACAATTCCTTCGATGGGAAAATTTCTCACAGACTGAGCAATCATCGCAATCAATCGATGCTATAAAAGAAAGAATTCGCCAGCGGCACTTGGCGGCTCAGTCAGATAGATTTGGGCAATTAAAAGAATCGGAAACAAGGCGTCGTCTTCAACTGAAAGAGCAAATTCTCGAAAAGCTCGAGAGAATAATTAGATCAGTATGTTCGCGTAAACATAATTTTCCCCCAATGGAAGTTCGTACTAGTGCTCAACAGCTTATAGTAATCTTTCCCCCATCATCACCTCATCAACTTTCTGCGTCACTCTATTTGTGTATTAATATGGAGCTTTTGGATTTTGATACAAAGGCCATTTCACTGTCCTATTGGAGCTCGGTCATTAAAGAAGGAATTGCCATGCCCACAGTTCCGGAAAAAAATTGTTCTCCTCTTTTCTCAGGTGTTTATCTCGAGTCGATTATAAAAGATAAAATGGAGAAATTTTTATATCTATCACTTGATGCGGCTCAACAACTTAAATCAAAATCCGATGTTGAGCGGATCGGTCCGTTTTCGGAAATTTAG
- a CDS encoding UvrD-helicase domain-containing protein encodes MSSAWWVGQDDLDPYQRAVITLPIGKSNWVVGPPGSGKTNLLLLRANYMYLAGEKNILIIVFTRTLQEFISSGGEKYSFPTQKVQTCQRWQQDLLRQYGVSIEPPEEFEERRKYLLDQANDLIKQRRLSKIYDCILLDEAQDYLPEEIQLFEKLARKLFVVADERQKIYQGASPLDTLNAILGNPTRLKYHYRNGLKICKVADGIAKDTGDYDRLAETSNYDEDANPSSVEHFNCQDIEDQARRIIQKLDAQLKAYPNDLIGIVCPRREELLQLWSIISKSPFGHRVTPQFGSEHEPLQPDKPILMSTFHGIKGLEVRSLHMAGCNYLNKFKFNRNMTYTAVTRAKTSLSIYYEKDLIGYFEASLASLNPHPDLPNLQDVFGRK; translated from the coding sequence ATGAGTAGTGCTTGGTGGGTTGGACAAGATGACTTGGACCCATATCAAAGAGCGGTCATTACCTTACCTATAGGGAAAAGTAACTGGGTAGTAGGGCCTCCTGGTTCCGGGAAGACGAATCTGCTTCTTCTTCGGGCTAACTATATGTATCTTGCGGGGGAAAAGAACATATTAATTATAGTATTTACCCGGACTCTCCAAGAGTTTATTTCAAGCGGCGGAGAGAAGTATTCCTTTCCTACCCAGAAAGTTCAAACTTGCCAGAGATGGCAGCAGGATCTTTTGCGTCAGTATGGTGTTAGTATTGAGCCGCCGGAAGAATTTGAGGAACGGCGCAAATATTTATTGGATCAAGCTAACGATCTGATTAAACAACGGCGTCTTTCAAAAATATATGATTGTATTCTATTAGACGAAGCTCAAGACTATCTCCCAGAGGAAATACAGCTTTTTGAAAAACTAGCTCGTAAATTATTTGTAGTTGCTGACGAACGCCAGAAGATTTATCAAGGTGCCAGCCCTCTCGATACACTTAATGCTATTTTAGGTAACCCTACGCGGCTTAAATACCATTATCGTAATGGCTTGAAAATCTGTAAAGTCGCAGATGGAATTGCAAAAGATACAGGTGATTATGACCGATTGGCAGAAACATCTAATTATGACGAAGATGCGAATCCTTCTAGTGTTGAACATTTTAATTGCCAAGATATTGAAGACCAAGCCAGAAGGATTATTCAGAAATTAGATGCCCAGCTTAAGGCCTACCCCAATGATTTAATTGGAATTGTATGCCCACGACGCGAAGAATTATTGCAATTGTGGTCAATTATTTCTAAATCGCCATTTGGGCACCGGGTGACCCCCCAGTTTGGAAGTGAACATGAGCCACTTCAGCCTGACAAGCCAATCTTGATGTCAACATTTCATGGAATTAAAGGGCTTGAAGTGCGTTCCCTTCATATGGCGGGATGCAATTATCTGAATAAATTTAAGTTCAATCGTAATATGACCTACACTGCAGTTACTCGGGCTAAAACTTCGCTTTCAATTTACTATGAAAAAGATTTAATTGGTTATTTCGAAGCTTCTTTGGCCAGCCTAAACCCACACCCCGATTTGCCAAATCTTCAAGATGTATTTGGGAGGAAATAG
- a CDS encoding MBL fold metallo-hydrolase encodes MKVTVVVDNSVPISARHPFLAEHGLSLLIDTGSKKILLDTGQSAAVVHNLSLLGVHPRELDAVAISHGHYDHTGGLPHILRHRQKPIPVYAHPAIFGHRYSVAGGIRTHIGMPFVKEEAEACGAIWKLSEAPLEIDSGLWFSGAMPRQTAFELGDDRLIVPDACGCDCQDFIPDDTSLYYVSDKGLVVIGGCTHSGLVNTVYRGFELTGQKRLSGWVGGTHLGPVSKEQQKSTLDLLEEFAPDFIAASHCTGFDMMSALKTRFGPKFSTAFVGTVIDF; translated from the coding sequence TTGAAAGTCACCGTAGTAGTTGACAACTCCGTGCCGATCAGCGCCAGGCATCCGTTCCTGGCTGAACACGGCCTCTCGCTATTAATCGATACCGGATCAAAAAAAATCCTCCTCGACACCGGGCAATCGGCGGCGGTCGTCCATAACCTCAGCCTGCTCGGCGTTCACCCCCGCGAACTCGACGCCGTAGCCATAAGCCATGGACATTATGACCACACCGGCGGTCTGCCCCACATCCTCAGGCATCGCCAGAAACCCATTCCGGTTTACGCCCACCCCGCCATCTTCGGCCACCGTTACTCGGTAGCCGGGGGCATAAGGACCCACATCGGCATGCCCTTCGTCAAAGAGGAAGCGGAAGCATGCGGCGCCATATGGAAGCTGAGCGAAGCGCCCCTGGAAATTGATTCCGGGCTCTGGTTCAGCGGCGCAATGCCCAGGCAGACCGCTTTTGAGCTAGGCGATGACCGACTTATCGTGCCTGACGCCTGTGGCTGCGATTGCCAGGATTTCATCCCTGACGACACTTCCCTCTACTATGTTAGCGATAAAGGGCTAGTGGTAATAGGCGGTTGCACCCATTCGGGGCTGGTCAACACCGTTTACCGCGGATTTGAGCTCACCGGGCAAAAACGCCTTTCCGGCTGGGTCGGCGGCACGCACCTTGGCCCTGTCTCCAAGGAGCAGCAAAAATCTACCCTAGACCTGCTGGAGGAGTTTGCTCCCGATTTTATCGCCGCCAGCCACTGCACAGGCTTTGACATGATGTCGGCGCTAAAGACCCGCTTCGGCCCGAAATTTTCCACCGCGTTCGTGGGTACTGTAATAGATTTCTAA
- a CDS encoding gluconate:H+ symporter has translation MGTTGMMIILLVAIALIIFLTIRLKIHAFVALLSACLFIGFATGMPFDKILKSIELGMGGFLGMLAPILALGAIVGKMMEISGGAERLARTMIAALGKRNTHWAMMIVGYICGIPVFFQVGIVLLMPLLFCVAIEAGMSLVMVGVPMIIGLLTVHCIVPPHPAATAVAVGLKADIGRVILYGLIVGLPAAAIAGPIFGKMVGNKFELNPPEHLRKAEPTPDDKLPPFGITLFTILFPLLLMISKTVLEFALGKAHPAMVYINFIGDPVTALFLAVFLSYWTLGLNRGMNMEKLQKFSEVAIGPMAAILLIIGASGAFNKILMDSGIGNAIKTILMSWTINPLILAWTVAIVMRFAVGGATIAMITAVGLVTPVLPMYPGLDPALVAVAIGAGAIGLSHVNDPGFWFVKEYFGMPMGDLFKTYTLSTTIASVVGLVTLLLFSQLVG, from the coding sequence TTGGGTACCACCGGTATGATGATTATCCTTCTAGTGGCGATCGCGCTAATTATCTTCCTGACAATCCGCCTAAAAATCCACGCATTCGTCGCCTTGCTCTCGGCCTGCTTATTCATCGGGTTTGCCACAGGGATGCCCTTCGACAAGATTCTAAAATCAATCGAGCTTGGCATGGGCGGGTTCCTGGGCATGTTGGCCCCCATCCTAGCCCTGGGTGCGATCGTCGGCAAGATGATGGAGATTTCCGGCGGCGCCGAGAGGCTTGCCCGCACGATGATCGCCGCTCTCGGCAAGCGCAACACCCATTGGGCGATGATGATCGTTGGTTATATCTGCGGTATTCCCGTATTCTTTCAGGTCGGTATCGTCCTTCTTATGCCGTTACTGTTCTGCGTAGCCATCGAAGCCGGCATGTCCCTCGTCATGGTCGGCGTCCCGATGATCATCGGTCTGTTGACTGTGCACTGCATCGTCCCGCCCCATCCGGCGGCAACAGCTGTCGCGGTGGGCCTTAAAGCAGATATCGGCCGCGTGATACTGTACGGCCTGATAGTCGGTTTGCCAGCCGCGGCAATCGCCGGCCCTATCTTCGGCAAAATGGTCGGCAACAAGTTCGAGCTGAATCCGCCCGAACACCTCCGCAAAGCCGAACCTACGCCGGACGACAAGCTCCCTCCTTTCGGCATCACCTTGTTTACCATCCTCTTCCCGCTATTGCTTATGATCTCGAAGACCGTCCTTGAGTTTGCACTGGGAAAAGCCCACCCCGCGATGGTCTACATCAACTTTATCGGCGATCCCGTCACCGCCCTGTTTCTCGCAGTGTTCCTATCCTACTGGACTCTTGGCCTCAACCGCGGCATGAACATGGAGAAGCTGCAGAAATTCAGCGAAGTCGCGATCGGCCCGATGGCCGCCATCTTGCTCATCATCGGCGCCAGCGGCGCCTTCAACAAAATTCTCATGGACAGCGGCATCGGCAACGCCATCAAGACCATCCTGATGTCCTGGACGATCAATCCTCTTATACTGGCCTGGACCGTCGCCATCGTTATGCGCTTCGCAGTCGGCGGGGCCACGATCGCCATGATAACCGCCGTCGGCCTGGTAACGCCGGTGCTCCCAATGTATCCAGGTCTCGACCCGGCCCTCGTCGCCGTTGCCATCGGTGCAGGAGCCATCGGTCTGTCACACGTGAACGATCCCGGCTTCTGGTTCGTAAAAGAATATTTCGGTATGCCGATGGGCGACCTGTTCAAAACTTACACCTTGTCGACAACCATTGCCTCGGTAGTCGGCCTGGTAACCCTTCTGCTGTTTAGTCAGTTGGTGGGATGA